A genomic region of Elaeis guineensis isolate ETL-2024a chromosome 9, EG11, whole genome shotgun sequence contains the following coding sequences:
- the LOC105051285 gene encoding uncharacterized protein isoform X4, whose amino-acid sequence MMELNIPPPLRIRSSLHPRSAPRHLLPLDLRKLPLSLDSRLFRSPRRVCLFRRWSLGGGGVGFGMDGGRATADATSGRMVFEPILEEGVFRFDCSGNDRDAAFPSISFVDPKARETPIMVHKVPEYIPMFQRIYGQQIVKIQLPSGSSFYGTGEVSGQLERTGKRVDLREDFTIKFVAMGVYPVITFGPFETPTDVLMSLSHAIGKIRIQQDIFRAYYSCIYIFLKPNEDYFVELN is encoded by the exons ATGATGGAATTAAATATTCCACCCCCTCTCAGAATCCGATCCTCCCTCCATCCAAGGAGTGCTCCTCGCCATCTACTTCCTTTAGATCTCCGGAAGCTGCCTCTCTCCCTCGATTCTCGCCTCTTCCGATCCCCTCGCCGGGTTTGTCTCTTCAG GAGGTGGAGTTTGGGTGGTGGAGGAGTGGGTTTTGGGATGGACGGAGGGAGGGCCACCGCGGATGCCACCTCCGGGCGGATGGTCTTTGAGCCCATACTTGAAGAGGGGGTTTTCCGGTTCGATTGCTCGGGGAATGACAGAGATGCGGCGTTTCCGAGCATTTCTTTTGTTGATCCTAAGGCAAGGGAGACGCCGATCATGGTTCATAAGGTGCCGGAGTATATCCCTATGTTTCAACGTATTTATGGACAACAGATCGTCAAGATTCAG CTTCCTTCTGGATCATCCTTTTATGGAACTGGAGAAGTAAGTGGGCAGCTTGAGCGGACAGGCAAGCGG GTTGACTTACGGGAAGATTTCACGATAAAGTTTGTGGCAATGGGTGTTTACCCTGTAATCACATTTGGCCCATTTGAGACACCTACTGATGTCTTGATGTCACTGTCTCATGCAATTG gAAAAATTCGAATCCAGCAGGACATTTTTCGTGCTTATTattcatgtatatatatttttttaaagccAAATGAAGATTACTTTGTTGAATTAAATTAG
- the LOC105051285 gene encoding uncharacterized protein isoform X2, with product MMELNIPPPLRIRSSLHPRSAPRHLLPLDLRKLPLSLDSRLFRSPRRVCLFRRWSLGGGGVGFGMDGGRATADATSGRMVFEPILEEGVFRFDCSGNDRDAAFPSISFVDPKARETPIMVHKVPEYIPMFQRIYGQQIVKIQLPSGSSFYGTGEVSGQLERTGKRVDLREDFTIKFVAMGVYPVITFGPFETPTDVLMSLSHAIGTIFMPPKWSLGYHQCHWSYDSAAKVLKVARTFREKHIPCDVIWMDIDFMDGFRCFTFDKAYDVADMKRIRCLYHSSSG from the exons ATGATGGAATTAAATATTCCACCCCCTCTCAGAATCCGATCCTCCCTCCATCCAAGGAGTGCTCCTCGCCATCTACTTCCTTTAGATCTCCGGAAGCTGCCTCTCTCCCTCGATTCTCGCCTCTTCCGATCCCCTCGCCGGGTTTGTCTCTTCAG GAGGTGGAGTTTGGGTGGTGGAGGAGTGGGTTTTGGGATGGACGGAGGGAGGGCCACCGCGGATGCCACCTCCGGGCGGATGGTCTTTGAGCCCATACTTGAAGAGGGGGTTTTCCGGTTCGATTGCTCGGGGAATGACAGAGATGCGGCGTTTCCGAGCATTTCTTTTGTTGATCCTAAGGCAAGGGAGACGCCGATCATGGTTCATAAGGTGCCGGAGTATATCCCTATGTTTCAACGTATTTATGGACAACAGATCGTCAAGATTCAG CTTCCTTCTGGATCATCCTTTTATGGAACTGGAGAAGTAAGTGGGCAGCTTGAGCGGACAGGCAAGCGG GTTGACTTACGGGAAGATTTCACGATAAAGTTTGTGGCAATGGGTGTTTACCCTGTAATCACATTTGGCCCATTTGAGACACCTACTGATGTCTTGATGTCACTGTCTCATGCAATTG GAACCATTTTTATGCCTCCCAAATGGTCACTTGGATATCATCAATGTCATTGGAGCTATGACTCTGCTGCAAAAGTTCTCAAG GTTGCCAGAACATTTCGAGAGAAACACATACCTTGTGATGTCATATGGATGGACATTGACTTTATGGATGGCTTTCGATGTTTTACATTTGACAAA GCTTATGATGTGGCAGATATGAAAAGAATAAGGTGCTTGTATCATAGTTCAAGTGGGTAG
- the LOC105051285 gene encoding uncharacterized protein isoform X1 — MMELNIPPPLRIRSSLHPRSAPRHLLPLDLRKLPLSLDSRLFRSPRRVCLFRRWSLGGGGVGFGMDGGRATADATSGRMVFEPILEEGVFRFDCSGNDRDAAFPSISFVDPKARETPIMVHKVPEYIPMFQRIYGQQIVKIQLPSGSSFYGTGEVSGQLERTGKRVDLREDFTIKFVAMGVYPVITFGPFETPTDVLMSLSHAIGTIFMPPKWSLGYHQCHWSYDSAAKVLKVARTFREKHIPCDVIWMDIDFMDGFRCFTFDKGNQYLVAPPKMSLVPNDVLY, encoded by the exons ATGATGGAATTAAATATTCCACCCCCTCTCAGAATCCGATCCTCCCTCCATCCAAGGAGTGCTCCTCGCCATCTACTTCCTTTAGATCTCCGGAAGCTGCCTCTCTCCCTCGATTCTCGCCTCTTCCGATCCCCTCGCCGGGTTTGTCTCTTCAG GAGGTGGAGTTTGGGTGGTGGAGGAGTGGGTTTTGGGATGGACGGAGGGAGGGCCACCGCGGATGCCACCTCCGGGCGGATGGTCTTTGAGCCCATACTTGAAGAGGGGGTTTTCCGGTTCGATTGCTCGGGGAATGACAGAGATGCGGCGTTTCCGAGCATTTCTTTTGTTGATCCTAAGGCAAGGGAGACGCCGATCATGGTTCATAAGGTGCCGGAGTATATCCCTATGTTTCAACGTATTTATGGACAACAGATCGTCAAGATTCAG CTTCCTTCTGGATCATCCTTTTATGGAACTGGAGAAGTAAGTGGGCAGCTTGAGCGGACAGGCAAGCGG GTTGACTTACGGGAAGATTTCACGATAAAGTTTGTGGCAATGGGTGTTTACCCTGTAATCACATTTGGCCCATTTGAGACACCTACTGATGTCTTGATGTCACTGTCTCATGCAATTG GAACCATTTTTATGCCTCCCAAATGGTCACTTGGATATCATCAATGTCATTGGAGCTATGACTCTGCTGCAAAAGTTCTCAAG GTTGCCAGAACATTTCGAGAGAAACACATACCTTGTGATGTCATATGGATGGACATTGACTTTATGGATGGCTTTCGATGTTTTACATTTGACAAA GGAAATCAGTACCTGGTAGCGCCCCCCAAAATGAGTTTGGTGCCAAATGATGTGCTGTACTGA
- the LOC105051285 gene encoding uncharacterized protein isoform X3, giving the protein MMELNIPPPLRIRSSLHPRSAPRHLLPLDLRKLPLSLDSRLFRSPRRVCLFRRWSLGGGGVGFGMDGGRATADATSGRMVFEPILEEGVFRFDCSGNDRDAAFPSISFVDPKARETPIMVHKVPEYIPMFQRIYGQQIVKIQLPSGSSFYGTGEVSGQLERTGKRVDLREDFTIKFVAMGVYPVITFGPFETPTDVLMSLSHAIGTIFMPPKWSLGYHQCHWSYDSAAKVLKVARTFREKHIPCDVIWMDIDFMDGFRCFTFDKIRLMMWQI; this is encoded by the exons ATGATGGAATTAAATATTCCACCCCCTCTCAGAATCCGATCCTCCCTCCATCCAAGGAGTGCTCCTCGCCATCTACTTCCTTTAGATCTCCGGAAGCTGCCTCTCTCCCTCGATTCTCGCCTCTTCCGATCCCCTCGCCGGGTTTGTCTCTTCAG GAGGTGGAGTTTGGGTGGTGGAGGAGTGGGTTTTGGGATGGACGGAGGGAGGGCCACCGCGGATGCCACCTCCGGGCGGATGGTCTTTGAGCCCATACTTGAAGAGGGGGTTTTCCGGTTCGATTGCTCGGGGAATGACAGAGATGCGGCGTTTCCGAGCATTTCTTTTGTTGATCCTAAGGCAAGGGAGACGCCGATCATGGTTCATAAGGTGCCGGAGTATATCCCTATGTTTCAACGTATTTATGGACAACAGATCGTCAAGATTCAG CTTCCTTCTGGATCATCCTTTTATGGAACTGGAGAAGTAAGTGGGCAGCTTGAGCGGACAGGCAAGCGG GTTGACTTACGGGAAGATTTCACGATAAAGTTTGTGGCAATGGGTGTTTACCCTGTAATCACATTTGGCCCATTTGAGACACCTACTGATGTCTTGATGTCACTGTCTCATGCAATTG GAACCATTTTTATGCCTCCCAAATGGTCACTTGGATATCATCAATGTCATTGGAGCTATGACTCTGCTGCAAAAGTTCTCAAG GTTGCCAGAACATTTCGAGAGAAACACATACCTTGTGATGTCATATGGATGGACATTGACTTTATGGATGGCTTTCGATGTTTTACATTTGACAAA ATCAGGCTTATGATGTGGCAGATATGA